The stretch of DNA TAAAAAAAAGCCATCCAAATCTCCTCATTATACATCTCATATATGATTGGTTTAGAGTGGAAAGCCTGCTAAAGACCTGTCAACcgtatataatttttaaatgaaagaAATAGCTTCAAATTTGATGATATCCTCCTCAAAACATCATGTGCTCCTATAATACGATTATGTTTTCATCTCATTAGAGTTGGAGTATTTCACGGAGCTCCTCTTGATATAAAACTTGCTCTAATTTAGCACGTAGTTAAATGGTCTTTAATGCAGCATGAATACCTCCCAACCTAGCAATGATTTTCCTTCTCCATGTTGTGATGCTACAAAAGACTTCATTATTTACAAAGAATCCTTAACCAGTTCAGTAAAAGAATCATGAGTGAGGCAGCCAGAGAAAGAGCGAAAGTTCTCTTTCCCTTGTGTTCCACTGGATAACTGAACCTattaatttgaaatatatgaTCAATAATAGTGATTATAGCTAAGTCTTTCCTCCATTGTTTTTTTACCCATACTGTTCAATACCAACTTAATCATTATTCCTATGTAAGATTTAGATAATTCTTAAGCAAGTcctacacatatacatatatacgtcTTAACTCAATAATTATCAATTATGAAAAAGGTTTTGGTTTAACATCATCtgaaaaagtatatttaaaagTTAGGCTGATGCCAATATTGGGATTTTCAATGTCATAATTGAACCAAGATTGCCATTTTCCTCGTGCCTACAATCCATTACTGCTTTCTCCCCGTTCATTCGAAATCGTTCTAAATTGCACCCATTAACTGATATATGAAAAGGAGTACTCTTGTATTCTATATCATTTCGCAGATAAAAAAATCATACATTCATCTTTAGGAATAAATCAATTATGAAATCATAGTCAAGTCTGGTATATGATAAGCGTATATAACAACTCATTCCATGTATCAGGCAATCCAGGCAGACACCAATGCACGCAATCCGCATATCTTGCTGGATCAGCTTTTTGTTCTTGGGTCAGCAACTTACCACCGGGAGCTGCATAAATCGATGTATGTGCATCTTTTCGGTATTCGGATAGCCTCGTTATGTTGAGGAATTGAAGGGGTATTTTCATGGAACGTACGACATTTTCTAAAATTGAGGAAAGCTGCTGATTTGTGCCCACATCGAACGTCGATGTGTTCACAATCGGAGTTGTCTCGTTCAAACACATGATCCCATTGGTGTTATTCCAGGCAGAGCTCCTGCTTCAATTTGCATATGCAAAATGTGTTAAAAGTATGTGTTTAGAACAATCAAATTGAAAAGTTTTCTCAAGTTTTTTGCTAGTTTATACATCATATGTGAAGGAGCCACACTGCTGAAGAACACTGAGGTTTGATTAGGATCAACGTTTTCTTCCATCCATTTGGCCCATGATTTCAAAGCACTCTCATACGCTACATTCTGATCAATGTCGACATAATCTGTCACCCCATCCTCGAAAGATCCTCGTCTTTTCAATCAGTTTTGAAGGAAGGATCGAGTCAAAATTTCTAGTATTTCAGAACAATGTATGCTAAAATGTAAAAGACAACAAAGGTAGCAACTCACAGTACTTTCACGGTGGGGTACCTCCACcaaatatatgtattaaagatGAGATAATCCACATTTTTCCAGTTATCTCCATGTTTTGAGATTGATTCAAGCTTGACTATAGGCTCCACTGTGCCATCCCTCATTGTCGGAGGGTCTACATTGGATTCAACCAAAAACGGTGCCCAGTAAAACTCCATTGTAGCATTATAATCCTACATGGTTCAAACGCATTCTTCGCTTTCTTTCTAAGTTATTTGACAAacaatgatttaaaataatagaGAAACATCAGCAAGCAATTACCTCCATTTTAAAGACAATGGTATAGTTTGCATAACTTAAGCTCCTCTTCTCTGGTGGGATGACAGATTGAACCATACAAGCCATAGATAGCATCTGGTTAAAGTTTATGGAGTCCCCAACAAACATAAGCCTCTTTCCTCTAAGTTTCTCCAGCAATATTTTTGCCTCAAACCTTAACCCAAAAAGGAAAACTAATCATTTAATCTCTTCGACCACCATGGTACTTCAAAAACAGGGGAGCACTAAAAATAATGAGAATATTACCAAGTAGTTGGAGAAAGAAAGTATTTACTTGGGCAAAGAGCAAGCTTTGGGCTGCCATCTCCATTTCTGGTATAAAGAATCAGGCCTTCCGTTCTTCAAGCAAGTCACCATTGTATTAAGGAACTCGCAGTCTTCTTTGTATAAAGGGCGTGATGATCCATGATCGAAAACCCATTCTCCTGTGAAGATATCACACTTTTCTAATGGCAAAACAACCCTTACGTTTTCATCATCGTCATCTTTGTTTGTTTCTTGAAGTTTAAAATTGGTTGAATTTGAAGATTCCTGAAAGGGTTGTTGGTGATTGAAATCTGGAAATGGGATGGTTTTCACGTACTGATTGTAACAAAAGAATCCAAAAAGTAGAGTTGGAAAAGCTATCATGGTTAACATTGGGAAGGAATTGCATTTTCGGGTCTTATCAAAAGGTTTCATGGTCCCTGATTATCATCCAGATAGTCAAGAACAGCTTGATCAATGGGCAATGGAGTTTGTGTtctaggttttattttattttatttttcatttttttttgttccttcAAGATTTATAAATTTCTGATAGGTGTAGCTCAAGCCCCCATTTCCCAATTTAACTAACACTAGTCGTCGTTTGATGTGTTTTTAGCATGTAAAGTTGTCATGATCagtttattttttagaaaacagaatatataatatgataattttttgaAATCATTGCCAAATTTTGGTAGGAGTTGTTAAAAGCTTTTATTTGGTATGGTTTAAACCCAATTAACCTCTTTTCCTCCCcaacaaaattaatttatttaaatatatatgagtTGTTAAATC from Gossypium hirsutum isolate 1008001.06 chromosome D04, Gossypium_hirsutum_v2.1, whole genome shotgun sequence encodes:
- the LOC121216361 gene encoding protein ESKIMO 1 isoform X2, giving the protein MKPFDKTRKCNSFPMLTMIAFPTLLFGFFCYNQYVKTIPFPDFNHQQPFQESSNSTNFKLQETNKDDDDENVRVVLPLEKCDIFTGEWVFDHGSSRPLYKEDCEFLNTMVTCLKNGRPDSLYQKWRWQPKACSLPKFEAKILLEKLRGKRLMFVGDSINFNQMLSMACMVQSVIPPEKRSLSYANYTIVFKMEDYNATMEFYWAPFLVESNVDPPTMRDGTVEPIVKLESISKHGDNWKNVDYLIFNTYIWWRYPTVKVLRGSFEDGVTDYVDIDQNVAYESALKSWAKWMEENVDPNQTSVFFSSVAPSHMMSSAWNNTNGIMCLNETTPIVNTSTFDVGTNQQLSSILENVVRSMKIPLQFLNITRLSEYRKDAHTSIYAAPGGKLLTQEQKADPARYADCVHWCLPGLPDTWNELLYTLIIYQT
- the LOC121216361 gene encoding protein ESKIMO 1 isoform X1, which encodes MKPFDKTRKCNSFPMLTMIAFPTLLFGFFCYNQYVKTIPFPDFNHQQPFQESSNSTNFKLQETNKDDDDENVRVVLPLEKCDIFTGEWVFDHGSSRPLYKEDCEFLNTMVTCLKNGRPDSLYQKWRWQPKACSLPKFEAKILLEKLRGKRLMFVGDSINFNQMLSMACMVQSVIPPEKRSLSYANYTIVFKMEDYNATMEFYWAPFLVESNVDPPTMRDGTVEPIVKLESISKHGDNWKNVDYLIFNTYIWWRYPTVKVLRGSFEDGVTDYVDIDQNVAYESALKSWAKWMEENVDPNQTSVFFSSVAPSHMIRSSAWNNTNGIMCLNETTPIVNTSTFDVGTNQQLSSILENVVRSMKIPLQFLNITRLSEYRKDAHTSIYAAPGGKLLTQEQKADPARYADCVHWCLPGLPDTWNELLYTLIIYQT